A genomic segment from Neobacillus sp. YX16 encodes:
- a CDS encoding YjcZ family sporulation protein, whose amino-acid sequence MYGHGFGGQDCCGFGYAAPVVGGCGYGYGTFVLIVVLFILLIIIGASWC is encoded by the coding sequence ATGTATGGACATGGATTTGGTGGTCAAGATTGTTGTGGATTTGGTTATGCAGCACCAGTTGTAGGTGGATGTGGTTATGGATATGGCACTTTCGTATTAATCGTGGTGTTGTTTATTCTATTAATTATCATCGGCGCTAGCTGGTGCTAA
- a CDS encoding DUF502 domain-containing protein produces the protein MKTLLKSFVNGILTIVPIILVIFVIYKTFLFLDGLLGNTLRPYLKDDYIPGIGLLTTIVLITLLGWLSTKFVTGSIIRLIDKWLEKIPVVKTIYSVIKDTVQSFLGEKKSFSKVALVVIPGTEMRSMGFITAEQLEDFYSPLKDHVAVYVPQTFQVAGFTFLIPKEQVEIIDVKPEDAMKFILSGGMTSTSKAKGK, from the coding sequence ATGAAAACTCTCTTGAAGAGCTTTGTTAACGGTATTTTGACCATTGTTCCCATTATTCTTGTAATCTTTGTTATTTACAAAACGTTTCTGTTCCTCGATGGACTGCTCGGAAACACATTAAGACCTTATTTAAAGGATGATTATATTCCTGGGATTGGATTGCTGACGACGATTGTTTTAATTACGCTGTTAGGCTGGCTATCTACAAAGTTTGTTACCGGAAGCATTATCAGACTCATTGATAAATGGCTTGAAAAAATTCCTGTTGTAAAAACGATCTATTCTGTAATAAAAGATACGGTTCAATCCTTTTTGGGCGAGAAAAAGTCTTTTTCAAAAGTGGCGCTTGTTGTCATTCCTGGAACGGAAATGAGAAGTATGGGGTTTATTACTGCTGAACAGTTGGAGGATTTTTACAGTCCTCTTAAGGACCATGTAGCTGTTTATGTTCCACAAACCTTTCAAGTTGCCGGATTTACTTTCTTAATACCAAAGGAGCAAGTCGAAATTATCGATGTTAAACCTGAGGATGCAATGAAATTTATTCTTTCAGGTGGAATGACCTCCACTTCTAAAGCAAAAGGAAAATAA
- the msrB gene encoding peptide-methionine (R)-S-oxide reductase MsrB yields the protein MKNKEQLKKVLSPIQYEVTQNNGTEPPFRNEYWNETRDGIYVDLVSGKPLFSSLDKYDAGCGWPSFTKPIVEEEVIEKEDNSHFMIRTEVRSKSADSHLGHVFDDGPGPNGLRYCINSAALRFIPKEELDEQGYGAYKKLFDEN from the coding sequence GTGAAAAATAAAGAACAGTTAAAGAAAGTATTATCACCGATTCAGTATGAGGTAACGCAAAATAACGGAACTGAGCCTCCTTTTCGAAACGAATATTGGAATGAAACGAGAGATGGAATTTATGTAGATCTCGTTTCTGGAAAGCCGCTATTTAGCTCACTTGATAAATACGATGCAGGGTGCGGATGGCCGAGTTTTACCAAGCCAATTGTTGAGGAAGAAGTAATCGAAAAAGAGGATAACAGCCATTTTATGATAAGGACAGAAGTTAGAAGCAAATCCGCAGATTCCCATTTAGGTCATGTCTTCGATGACGGACCAGGACCAAATGGATTGCGCTACTGCATTAATTCTGCAGCCTTACGTTTTATTCCCAAAGAGGAATTAGATGAGCAAGGATACGGAGCTTATAAGAAGCTATTTGACGAGAATTAA
- the msrA gene encoding peptide-methionine (S)-S-oxide reductase MsrA, with product MEESKQQATFAGGCFWCMVKPFDEQPGIISVISGYTGGHVENPTYQQVCSESTGHYEAVQITFNPEIFPYERLLELYWQQIDPTDPGGQFYDRGQSYQTAIFYHNEKQKDLAEQSKQVLQDSGRFTKPVVTPILPAKTFYPAEEYHQHYYKKNKAHYESYHVGSGRAGFIQAHWREKSEK from the coding sequence ATGGAAGAAAGTAAACAACAGGCTACGTTCGCGGGCGGCTGTTTTTGGTGTATGGTGAAGCCATTTGATGAGCAGCCGGGAATTATTAGTGTTATCTCTGGATATACCGGCGGACACGTCGAGAACCCTACATATCAACAGGTTTGTTCGGAGTCAACAGGGCATTATGAAGCTGTTCAAATTACATTTAATCCAGAAATTTTTCCATATGAAAGACTGCTTGAATTATATTGGCAGCAAATCGACCCGACTGATCCTGGCGGTCAATTTTACGACAGGGGTCAGTCTTATCAAACAGCGATTTTTTATCATAATGAAAAACAAAAAGATCTTGCTGAACAGTCAAAGCAAGTTTTACAGGATAGCGGACGCTTCACAAAACCTGTAGTAACGCCGATTTTACCAGCAAAAACCTTCTATCCAGCAGAAGAGTACCATCAGCATTACTATAAGAAAAATAAAGCTCATTATGAAAGTTATCATGTAGGATCAGGGAGAGCTGGATTTATCCAGGCACATTGGAGGGAGAAAAGTGAAAAATAA
- the rsgA gene encoding ribosome small subunit-dependent GTPase A produces MNLTNIGLTEKINNDFLAQKHSEEMIIGRVALEHKHMYRVWTEHGELLCEVSGKFNFEAINRDDYPAVGDWVMLKPRVEEGKGTIYSVMPRFSKFSRKSAGRTAEEQIVAANVDTVFLVNSLNDDLNLRRIERYLLLTWESGANPVIVLSKADLCENIEEKLAEVEAIAFGGVPVIAISAEMKSGIEELEPYLQPGKTIALLGSSGVGKSTLTNLLLGSDKQAVKEIREGDDKGRHTTTHREMVLLPNGSVLIDTPGMREIQLWESADGLTETFSDIDELGEMCRFRDCKHKDEPGCAVLEAIEEGTMDSGRLTSYNKLQKELAYIQRKADKRAQTEEQKKWKNITKQTRQKKKIK; encoded by the coding sequence ATGAATTTAACCAATATTGGATTAACTGAAAAAATAAATAACGATTTTTTAGCGCAAAAACATAGTGAAGAGATGATTATTGGTCGTGTGGCTCTAGAACATAAGCATATGTATCGTGTATGGACGGAGCATGGAGAACTACTTTGCGAGGTTTCTGGAAAATTTAACTTTGAAGCGATCAATCGTGACGATTATCCTGCGGTCGGGGATTGGGTCATGCTGAAGCCCCGGGTGGAAGAAGGTAAAGGTACAATTTATTCGGTAATGCCGCGGTTCAGCAAGTTTTCTCGTAAATCGGCAGGGAGAACGGCTGAAGAACAAATTGTTGCGGCGAATGTGGATACGGTTTTTCTTGTAAACTCACTGAATGACGACCTTAACTTAAGAAGAATTGAACGCTATCTGCTGCTCACATGGGAAAGCGGTGCAAATCCAGTTATAGTCTTAAGTAAGGCAGACTTATGTGAAAATATTGAAGAGAAGCTTGCAGAAGTTGAAGCCATCGCTTTTGGCGGAGTACCAGTGATAGCAATTAGTGCTGAAATGAAGAGTGGAATTGAAGAGCTTGAACCTTACTTACAGCCTGGAAAAACCATTGCATTATTGGGTTCATCGGGGGTAGGAAAGTCAACCTTAACAAATTTGTTATTGGGATCTGATAAGCAGGCAGTCAAGGAGATTCGTGAAGGGGATGACAAGGGCCGCCACACCACCACGCACCGCGAAATGGTATTATTGCCAAATGGCAGTGTCTTGATCGACACTCCAGGAATGCGAGAAATACAGCTTTGGGAAAGTGCAGATGGTTTAACTGAAACGTTCTCTGATATTGATGAGTTAGGTGAAATGTGCCGATTCAGGGATTGTAAGCATAAGGATGAGCCGGGCTGTGCGGTTTTGGAGGCCATTGAAGAAGGAACGATGGATTCAGGACGCTTAACCAGCTACAACAAGCTGCAAAAAGAACTCGCCTATATCCAAAGAAAAGCCGACAAACGGGCGCAAACAGAAGAACAGAAAAAGTGGAAGAACATCACAAAACAAACGCGACAAAAAAAGAAAATTAAGTAG
- a CDS encoding DUF4397 domain-containing protein, which translates to MSGNRNHSDYLQRAAMYDLLAHNYKYSNPNLHMQYYLKHLKYMNKAMTERNIQQSQTEGRVRFLHTSPDAPEVDIYINGQMKVKRLPFRVASNYLPLKPGKYHIDIYPTGNSVDSILNKKITVEPDKSYTLAIIDPVKKMRLLPYLNQPQVPMNESKIRFLHLSPDTGALDIAVKDRDVVFPNISYKQTTDYLGIMPMTVDLEVREAGTKNIVLPMPKAQFRPNETYTIVLIGLSNEEPKLQAMILKD; encoded by the coding sequence ATGTCTGGAAATAGAAATCATTCTGATTATCTTCAACGAGCTGCAATGTATGATCTGTTGGCTCACAATTATAAATACTCTAATCCAAACCTACACATGCAATACTATTTGAAACACCTAAAATATATGAATAAAGCGATGACGGAACGTAATATACAACAATCTCAAACTGAAGGCAGGGTCCGGTTCCTTCATACTTCACCTGATGCCCCCGAGGTTGACATTTATATCAATGGTCAAATGAAAGTGAAACGCCTTCCTTTTAGAGTGGCTAGCAATTATCTGCCATTGAAGCCTGGAAAGTATCATATTGATATTTACCCAACCGGAAACTCGGTAGATAGTATACTCAATAAAAAGATTACCGTTGAACCTGATAAATCGTATACGCTGGCAATCATCGACCCGGTTAAAAAAATGCGCCTGCTTCCATACCTAAATCAACCGCAAGTGCCAATGAATGAATCAAAAATACGTTTTCTGCATTTGTCACCGGATACAGGAGCTTTAGATATTGCTGTTAAAGACCGGGATGTAGTCTTTCCGAATATCTCATACAAACAGACTACAGACTATCTAGGTATTATGCCGATGACTGTGGATTTAGAGGTTCGAGAGGCTGGAACGAAAAACATCGTCCTGCCAATGCCAAAAGCACAGTTTCGTCCAAATGAAACCTATACCATTGTATTAATTGGTCTTTCAAACGAAGAGCCTAAATTACAAGCGATGATTTTGAAGGATTAA
- a CDS encoding YpmS family protein: MKNKWKTGFFLILGLNLFIGIILLSLILVPADEKVKLQNIPDDKSVSFQVKSNKADLNVLINQYIKKEAADSPIDYSVQLQDEVELYGTLKFFSQEVDLKLTFVPQALDNGDLVLKQRSISVGSLPLPVSYVLKFIKDNYKLPKGVEIQPNDKMIHVHMQQLKLKSDVKIKANKFDLVKDDIAFTIVVPVE, encoded by the coding sequence ATGAAAAATAAATGGAAAACGGGATTCTTTCTTATATTAGGGTTAAATCTTTTTATTGGTATAATTCTTTTATCATTAATATTGGTTCCAGCCGATGAGAAAGTAAAACTTCAAAATATTCCAGACGACAAGAGTGTTTCTTTCCAAGTCAAATCAAATAAGGCTGATTTAAATGTATTAATAAATCAGTATATTAAAAAGGAAGCGGCGGATTCACCGATAGATTATAGTGTCCAGCTCCAGGATGAAGTCGAATTATACGGGACATTAAAATTCTTTAGTCAAGAAGTAGATTTAAAACTTACCTTCGTTCCTCAGGCATTAGATAATGGCGATTTAGTCCTAAAGCAGAGGTCGATTTCGGTTGGCAGCCTGCCGTTGCCTGTATCCTATGTGCTGAAATTTATAAAAGACAATTATAAGCTCCCTAAAGGGGTCGAAATTCAGCCAAATGATAAAATGATTCATGTACACATGCAGCAATTAAAGTTAAAGAGCGATGTAAAAATAAAGGCAAATAAGTTTGATCTAGTAAAAGATGATATTGCTTTTACCATAGTTGTACCCGTTGAATAA
- a CDS encoding SGNH/GDSL hydrolase family protein, whose product MKKVLTLLLLSTFFLISCSQSDRWELHKERSASAVVYEEVPADFVPKEISIISAGDSLTEGIGDTTKTGGYLPYLRTLLEEEKGIKEVDFYNFGVKGNRTSQLLKRLQTDEITNKLSTADLVILTIGGNDIMKVVKDNISNLQLSVFDKEKEVYINNLYQIMNTIIRGNPDAYIVLVGVYNPFSQWFSEIKELDQIVSDWNVASQSVVSNYQNAYFVGIEDLFQNPTESLLHTDNFHPNNKGYELIAERLNETLEERTLPDLVKKAYMVSKEEN is encoded by the coding sequence ATGAAAAAAGTTCTCACCCTTCTCCTTCTTTCGACTTTTTTCTTAATTTCTTGCAGTCAATCCGATCGCTGGGAATTGCATAAAGAACGGAGTGCTTCGGCTGTTGTTTATGAAGAGGTTCCTGCAGATTTTGTCCCAAAGGAGATAAGCATTATTTCTGCTGGTGATTCCTTAACAGAGGGTATTGGCGATACTACAAAAACTGGAGGATACCTGCCTTACTTAAGAACTTTGCTCGAGGAAGAAAAGGGGATTAAGGAAGTTGATTTTTATAACTTCGGTGTAAAAGGTAATCGTACCTCGCAATTATTAAAAAGGCTGCAAACAGATGAGATAACAAATAAACTTTCTACTGCTGATTTAGTGATATTGACCATTGGCGGCAATGACATTATGAAGGTAGTAAAGGATAATATCTCAAATCTTCAGCTATCCGTTTTTGATAAGGAAAAAGAAGTATATATTAATAATCTATACCAAATCATGAATACGATAATACGAGGAAATCCCGATGCCTATATTGTTTTAGTTGGGGTATATAATCCATTTTCACAATGGTTTTCTGAAATAAAAGAGCTCGACCAGATTGTTTCAGATTGGAATGTTGCCAGCCAAAGTGTCGTTTCTAATTATCAAAATGCTTATTTTGTAGGAATCGAGGATTTATTTCAGAACCCAACAGAGAGTCTATTGCATACAGATAACTTTCATCCGAATAATAAAGGGTATGAATTGATTGCCGAGAGGTTAAATGAAACCTTAGAAGAACGGACATTACCTGATCTCGTAAAAAAGGCGTATATGGTCAGTAAAGAGGAGAATTAG
- a CDS encoding SCO family protein encodes MKHRLYIFLLIIGALLLSACGQKGIQNPLDYPVKDFTAVTHENKAFEKKNLDGKIWVADFIFTNCADVCPPMTANMTKLQKMVEDEKLENVEFVSFSVDPTVDTPEKLTEYAQNFGLKDDNWTFLTGYSQEFIETYARETFKTLVKKPQEGDQVIHQTYFFLVGPDEKVKKIYDGYQEVPYDEMISDIKALQ; translated from the coding sequence ATGAAGCATCGTTTATACATTTTTTTATTAATAATTGGTGCACTGCTGCTTTCTGCATGTGGTCAAAAAGGGATTCAGAATCCATTGGATTATCCGGTGAAAGATTTTACGGCTGTGACACACGAGAATAAAGCTTTTGAAAAAAAGAATTTGGACGGAAAGATATGGGTGGCAGACTTTATTTTCACCAATTGTGCAGATGTATGTCCGCCAATGACGGCTAATATGACCAAGCTGCAAAAGATGGTCGAAGATGAAAAGTTGGAAAATGTTGAGTTTGTTTCATTTAGTGTCGACCCTACTGTTGATACACCCGAAAAACTAACAGAGTATGCGCAGAACTTCGGGCTGAAGGATGATAATTGGACGTTTTTAACAGGCTATTCACAAGAATTTATTGAGACCTATGCGAGAGAAACATTCAAAACTTTAGTGAAAAAACCACAGGAAGGTGACCAGGTTATTCACCAGACATACTTTTTCTTAGTAGGACCAGATGAAAAGGTTAAGAAAATTTACGATGGGTATCAAGAAGTGCCATATGATGAAATGATTAGTGATATAAAAGCGTTGCAATAG
- a CDS encoding Ger(x)C family spore germination protein, translated as MQRRHKWRIIMVNIACILTLCSCVETKQLEKLGLITAQGYDLEKENEIKGTVVVHKFDPLAENLTKVITVKSHTSKALRQEQNLEIDQKLVTGQLRCVIYSKELAKRGLSQLVDALNRDPTIGNMVYLTVADEDAFSIVNIDESKLKVNLGTYLYNLIKQNVESEQLTSPTLHEFNHNLQDHGKDPVLPILKLKGDGVTIYGIALFKDDRMVAELPSDKLFYAKILNDKYKSGTHELGFKRSLFEKIIKTQGRKNREVFDKLFISIDNIRSQSKIKMIDKEKLLFRVDVTLDSRLLEATEPLDLTTTKNIKFIEKKVNKEMEKQIKQLLEYFKKKHVDPVGIGNEYMANSRKKPLSKQEWKELYKDVKFEVRVDNTIVKTGVID; from the coding sequence ATGCAAAGACGTCATAAATGGAGAATAATCATGGTGAATATTGCATGTATATTGACCTTGTGTAGTTGTGTAGAAACAAAGCAATTGGAAAAATTGGGACTAATAACAGCTCAGGGTTATGATTTAGAAAAAGAAAATGAAATTAAAGGAACAGTGGTAGTTCATAAGTTTGATCCGCTAGCTGAAAATTTGACAAAGGTCATCACCGTTAAATCACATACAAGCAAGGCATTAAGACAAGAGCAGAATCTTGAAATCGACCAAAAGCTCGTCACTGGGCAGCTTCGTTGTGTGATTTATAGTAAAGAGCTAGCAAAAAGGGGACTTTCACAGCTCGTTGATGCCCTAAATCGTGACCCTACTATTGGGAATATGGTTTATTTAACAGTTGCAGACGAAGATGCATTTTCGATTGTGAATATAGATGAGAGTAAACTTAAGGTTAACCTAGGGACTTATTTATATAATTTAATCAAACAAAATGTTGAAAGTGAACAGCTTACTTCGCCTACTCTGCATGAATTTAATCATAATTTACAGGACCATGGGAAGGATCCCGTACTGCCAATATTAAAACTTAAAGGTGATGGCGTAACCATATATGGAATTGCTCTCTTTAAAGACGATCGTATGGTAGCTGAATTGCCAAGTGACAAGCTCTTTTATGCGAAAATACTTAATGATAAATATAAATCTGGGACTCATGAGCTGGGATTTAAACGTTCACTTTTTGAAAAAATTATTAAGACTCAAGGCCGAAAAAATAGGGAAGTATTCGATAAGTTATTTATCAGTATTGATAATATTCGTAGCCAATCGAAAATTAAAATGATTGACAAAGAAAAACTTCTTTTTAGAGTGGATGTTACATTAGATTCTCGGTTACTTGAAGCAACAGAGCCACTAGATTTAACCACTACTAAGAACATCAAGTTTATTGAAAAAAAAGTAAACAAAGAAATGGAAAAGCAAATCAAACAGCTGCTTGAATATTTCAAAAAGAAACATGTTGACCCTGTGGGAATAGGGAATGAATATATGGCTAATTCACGAAAGAAACCACTATCTAAACAGGAATGGAAAGAGCTGTATAAGGATGTGAAATTTGAGGTGCGCGTAGATAATACCATTGTAAAAACAGGGGTTATTGACTAA
- a CDS encoding GerAB/ArcD/ProY family transporter: protein MNVNLHPKEGILFSAYLLFFVIHGVQTGVGIVGLPRIVYLSAQHDAWISVLVAGALTSVVLWFMIMMLKQYDSADLYGIHFDVFGKWVGNSLSIIYMLYMISSFFIIFMNYIEIVQVWIFPNLATWQLALVLILLTVYAVYGGVRIIVGVAFLSVVGTMWILLVAFVPLRYADFNHLFPIMNVGFGAILKGVKSTTLSMMGFELIMFLYPYIKEKKKSMKYVQIANIFTTILFASVTLISIVFFAGDSLKATIWPVLSMFKIVRLPNLERFEFIAVSFWMLIILPNMCIYLWAASKGFARVLKRKQKTGVWVIAILAFGATFFFQARYQMNMVTDLVAKTGFYTVICYPVVLSIIVLVKKWWSKRRNSHAKTS, encoded by the coding sequence ATGAATGTGAATTTACATCCAAAGGAAGGAATACTTTTTAGCGCTTATCTTTTATTTTTTGTCATACATGGTGTGCAGACTGGTGTAGGAATTGTAGGACTACCGAGAATCGTATATTTAAGCGCACAACATGACGCATGGATTTCCGTATTAGTAGCGGGAGCGCTTACTTCTGTTGTTCTATGGTTTATGATTATGATGCTCAAGCAATACGATAGTGCTGATTTGTATGGTATCCATTTTGATGTATTTGGAAAATGGGTAGGGAATTCACTTAGCATCATTTACATGCTTTACATGATTAGTAGTTTTTTTATTATTTTTATGAATTATATCGAAATTGTGCAAGTATGGATTTTTCCTAACTTAGCAACCTGGCAGCTTGCTCTCGTTCTCATCTTGTTAACTGTGTATGCTGTATATGGTGGAGTAAGAATTATTGTCGGAGTTGCGTTTCTATCCGTAGTTGGGACAATGTGGATCCTTTTGGTTGCATTTGTTCCGTTACGGTATGCTGATTTCAATCATTTGTTTCCCATTATGAATGTTGGCTTTGGGGCAATCCTTAAAGGAGTGAAAAGTACCACCCTTTCCATGATGGGTTTTGAATTGATCATGTTTCTCTATCCCTATATTAAGGAAAAGAAAAAAAGCATGAAGTATGTTCAAATTGCCAATATTTTTACCACCATCCTCTTTGCTTCTGTGACACTTATTTCGATTGTATTTTTTGCCGGAGATAGCTTAAAAGCCACGATTTGGCCCGTACTATCCATGTTTAAAATTGTCCGTCTTCCCAATCTAGAGCGATTTGAATTTATCGCTGTATCTTTTTGGATGTTAATTATTTTACCTAATATGTGTATCTATTTGTGGGCAGCATCAAAAGGGTTTGCGAGAGTTCTAAAGCGAAAGCAGAAAACGGGAGTATGGGTTATTGCAATCCTAGCTTTTGGGGCAACCTTCTTCTTCCAAGCAAGATATCAAATGAATATGGTAACAGATTTGGTCGCAAAAACAGGGTTCTATACTGTGATATGCTATCCAGTTGTTCTATCTATTATTGTCCTAGTGAAAAAATGGTGGTCTAAGAGGAGAAATAGTCATGCAAAGACGTCATAA
- a CDS encoding spore germination protein — translation MFKWMSGKKTPEGEKAHSLIIDELKEQLKKELVACSDLLFRTLKRKDKKIVICFVSSLIDKTGVDDYILKPIQESTESGWSVEELAQILPITDLSGANQLNEIVKALIEGKTYIYSEGEPFGLLANLSNTVERSLSHAETESLVFGPKIAFTESLIGNVNIIRNNIKDPNLCMEDLSIGTRSKTSAKLVYIKGIAEEENINTFRQRVSQLEIDHVQGTTVLGQLIEGDSWSIFPQLMTTELPDRITLALMSGRVAVLMDRSPDAIYGPTPFFTFFESTEDVYMRWNMGLFLRILRLTATFLSVLLTPAYVAVLTYHYEVIPSPLLVSLGQSRSNVPFPPVFEAFLLEFVIELLREAGARLPTKVGQTMGIVGGIVIGQAAVEAGFTSNILIIIIALSALGSFTTPSYLMGTAIRIIRFPIILLAGFWGGIGIMVAFCFFIIHLLKLDTLGRPYLAPVYPLNLKDLGYSIFRFPSQFLSYRPVTNQPDDKERYSAKKAKQKKDVDE, via the coding sequence ATGTTTAAATGGATGTCCGGTAAAAAAACGCCCGAAGGCGAAAAGGCACATAGCTTAATAATTGATGAATTAAAGGAACAATTGAAAAAAGAGCTTGTAGCTTGTTCAGACTTATTGTTTCGAACGTTAAAAAGAAAAGATAAAAAAATAGTAATTTGTTTTGTGAGCAGCTTGATCGATAAAACCGGTGTGGATGATTACATTCTAAAGCCAATTCAAGAGAGTACAGAATCAGGCTGGAGTGTTGAAGAGCTCGCACAAATACTTCCGATAACAGATTTATCAGGGGCTAATCAATTAAATGAAATTGTTAAGGCCTTAATCGAAGGGAAAACGTACATTTATTCGGAAGGCGAACCATTCGGTTTGCTAGCCAATTTGAGTAATACAGTCGAAAGAAGTTTATCACATGCAGAAACGGAATCACTTGTCTTTGGTCCGAAAATTGCTTTTACCGAATCACTCATCGGTAATGTCAACATAATAAGGAACAATATAAAAGATCCTAATTTATGTATGGAAGATTTGTCGATTGGAACCAGGTCAAAAACGAGTGCTAAACTCGTTTATATAAAGGGCATTGCAGAAGAAGAAAATATTAACACATTCAGGCAAAGAGTGAGTCAACTAGAAATTGATCATGTGCAAGGGACCACAGTGCTGGGTCAGTTGATTGAAGGAGACAGTTGGTCTATTTTCCCGCAATTGATGACAACCGAGCTTCCAGACCGGATAACACTTGCGTTAATGTCTGGAAGAGTTGCTGTCTTAATGGATCGTAGTCCTGATGCCATTTATGGTCCAACACCCTTTTTCACCTTTTTTGAGTCAACTGAAGATGTCTATATGCGTTGGAATATGGGACTATTCTTACGGATTCTGCGCTTAACAGCCACCTTTTTATCCGTCCTTTTGACACCAGCCTATGTAGCTGTTCTGACGTATCATTATGAAGTCATTCCATCACCATTACTTGTGTCATTAGGCCAATCAAGGTCGAATGTACCTTTTCCACCCGTCTTTGAAGCCTTTCTGCTTGAATTTGTTATTGAATTATTACGAGAGGCTGGAGCCAGGCTGCCAACAAAGGTTGGTCAGACGATGGGTATCGTAGGCGGTATCGTTATCGGACAAGCGGCAGTAGAAGCAGGATTTACAAGTAATATTTTGATCATTATTATTGCCTTAAGTGCCCTTGGCTCATTTACGACTCCTAGTTATTTGATGGGTACAGCCATCAGGATTATTCGCTTTCCCATCATTTTATTGGCTGGCTTTTGGGGGGGGATTGGGATTATGGTCGCATTTTGCTTTTTCATCATTCATCTTTTGAAATTGGACACATTAGGCAGGCCCTATCTTGCACCAGTCTATCCTTTGAACTTGAAGGATTTGGGGTATAGTATATTTCGATTCCCGAGTCAATTTCTTTCCTACCGTCCTGTAACAAACCAACCTGATGATAAAGAGAGATATTCAGCAAAAAAAGCAAAGCAGAAAAAGGATGTAGATGAATAG
- a CDS encoding MBL fold metallo-hydrolase, with translation MMRRIGPIMIIEGANNSKVPFSRSLYIDSKDKVLIDTGADPAELRALDEEYGVELVVNTHYHPDHTLHNHLFRDTEKWINPLEFETIQSIEGIAKGNGVYQEWGPEGVEALRKHMPKEWVQNLGEISGTYQYDVEYSFSGVKVNFLHTPGHTKGYTSPYFSELGVVYVGDFDMTSFGPWYFGTDGDIDEFIASSKVLIELDAETYITGHQKGVFGRQEFIEAMDKYIGIIDQRDELIEKYVRQGLNFEELTNIGIFYPKKMLDVLILKTWERSGIRKHLQRLGFSVHGSEIQLVNK, from the coding sequence ATGATGAGGCGAATTGGTCCAATAATGATTATTGAAGGAGCTAATAATAGTAAAGTTCCGTTTTCAAGAAGCTTGTATATTGATAGTAAAGATAAGGTCCTTATTGATACTGGTGCAGACCCAGCGGAGCTCCGTGCTTTAGATGAAGAATATGGAGTGGAATTGGTTGTGAACACACATTACCATCCTGATCATACTTTGCATAACCATTTGTTTCGGGATACAGAAAAATGGATAAATCCACTGGAGTTTGAAACCATTCAGTCAATCGAAGGAATAGCAAAAGGGAACGGAGTCTACCAGGAATGGGGTCCTGAAGGTGTAGAAGCATTGCGAAAGCACATGCCAAAGGAATGGGTTCAAAACCTCGGAGAAATTTCCGGAACGTATCAATACGATGTAGAATACAGCTTTAGTGGTGTGAAGGTAAACTTTCTACATACACCCGGCCACACAAAAGGATATACCTCTCCCTATTTTTCGGAGTTAGGAGTCGTCTATGTCGGTGATTTTGATATGACCTCTTTCGGACCATGGTACTTTGGAACGGATGGGGATATTGATGAATTTATCGCATCTAGTAAAGTACTGATAGAGTTGGATGCAGAAACCTACATTACCGGCCATCAAAAAGGCGTGTTCGGGAGACAGGAATTTATAGAAGCTATGGACAAATATATTGGGATAATTGATCAACGTGACGAATTGATTGAAAAGTATGTGCGTCAGGGATTGAATTTCGAAGAGTTAACCAATATCGGTATCTTCTATCCGAAAAAAATGCTGGATGTGCTGATTCTAAAGACGTGGGAACGGAGCGGGATTCGTAAGCATTTGCAGCGACTTGGGTTTTCAGTTCATGGATCTGAGATACAATTGGTCAACAAATAA